The DNA sequence TGAAAGTAGCAGCAGTTGGGTGCGGTGGCATCGGGCATCGTCACCAACTGGGGTATCTTCAGCATCCAGGTGCGGAATTGGTGGCAGTATGCGATATAGATCCCGCTAAAGCGAAGACGCGTGCTGAAGAACTCGGCATAAAGAAGTGGTACCCTTCTATCAAAGAGATGCTTGCGAATGAAGAGTGCGACCTCGTAGATGTTGTGACTGCCGATTACTTGCACTTTGAACCCGTGATGGAATGTTTGGAAGCCGAGAAACATGTTATCTCTGAAAAACCGTTGTCACTTTACATCGATGAAGCGGAACAGATGGTCGCGAAAGCAGACGAAAAAGGTGTTCATCTTGCTATAGATTACAACCGCCGGTTCGCACCCGGATATGTTCAAGCCCGGAAGTGGTTTGACGCCGGTGCTATCGGACAGACTTACTACTTGGATATGAAATTATCTCAGGGCGGACCCGCCTCAACGTGGAAAGGCGAATATTACCTGCTCTATGAACTGGAAACCCACGCGATTGACCTGCTCCGATGGTTTGGCGGCGAAGTTGTGGCTGTTTGCGTGCAAATGGCGAAGCCGCGGCAACATGAAGCGCGTGAGGGTGAAGATGCCTGTTATACCAGCATGGCGATCTCTTTCCGTTATGAAACGGAAGCCGTCGCGACGTTGATGGCGAGCTGGGATAGCGATTTTATCCATCCGATCGAGCGACTTGAAATCTGCGGTTCCGATGGCGAAATCGTTGTGGACAATGTCCTCACACGAGCGACTTTGATGAAAAGGGACAATCAGGTCGTCGAAGAATACCGCCCCTCTATTTTTCGAGACGAACAACTTGCGTTTAATGGAACATTCGCTTTACGGGTGGCTGCCCTGGTCGATGACTTACTCACTGACCGGTCGCCTGCACCAACGGGCAGGGATGGTTTGCAAGCGTTACGGATTACTGAAGCTATTGTGGAATCGTGGAAGGAAAAACGGGAAGTCGCGGTTAAAATTGATTAAGAACGACCCGTAAACTCTTATCTTACTTAAACCGTTTCTACATGCAAGGAGGTATGAACCATGAAACATTATCTGTCCTATTTAAGAGAATTCCGTCAAGCATTGCTCACGGGTTCGTCATATTCAATGGTGTTCGCTTGTGTTGCCTCACTTGCGTTCGTGCTGCTGGCAATAAACTGTGGTCCACCCCCGCCAGGACCGTACGACGTTCCTGAGACGGCACTTGCCGCCGCTGAGAAAAACACGAGCCAAGGGTCCGGAGAAAGCCAAGTTAATTTACCTGACAGTGCTACCGTCCAGTTGCAAAAAATGCCCTACATCAGAAACGCCTTCAAACAACCCCCGCGTGTAGGGAGCAGAGGTGGGCTCGATGATTTTTATGCAACGACCCGTGGGAGCGTACAGAATCTTGCTATTATCTCCAACTGTTCGCTCGATGTCTTAAAGGCATTTATTGCGAAAGGATGGCCCCCGATTGTGATGATCCAATTCCAGGGACGAACCCCCGAGATCGTAATATTGTCCGATTACAACGACCAATTGAGCGAAATGTCGCTCCAGAATCCGACCAGTCTTAACAAACGTCGATTGAGTTACACGGATTTTGAGGCATCTTGGAGCAAGAGTTCACGGAATAAATGTGCGCTAATCACACCCCAACAACTCTCAGAAACAGACGTTCAGAACGTGTTAGGCAGATACCTACCCGCAGAAGCGTTCCAAGAGGTTAGCGTGAGAAGTCGCTAAGTGGTTGTCGGTTAAGAAAGAAAGTTTATTGTAACGCTTGCGTAACTGAAAACCGAAAGTGAGCGTGGCGAACGCACCGATAACTCCTACAGAATGAGGATACAACCTTGAGAGCTCTTCCCTTCACGGCTGTTACGATTCGCGATGGGTTCTGGGCACCTCGACAGCAGACGAATTCCGAGGTAACGATCCCGCACGAATTGGCGCAATGCCGAACGACAGGTAGAATCGATAACTTCGCGAAAGCCGCTGGCTTGATGTCTGGCGACTTTGAAGGCATTTTCTTCAACGATTCCGATGTCCACAAATGGGTGGAGGCGGCCTCGTATACGCTTCAGACGCACCCGAACCCAGAATGGGAATCGGACCTGGATGAAGTCATCGCAAAGATCGCCGCGAGTCAACAGCCTGATGGTTACCTGAACACTTATTTTACGTTGGTCGAGCCGACGAAACGATGGCAAAACCTCGGCATCATGCACGAACTCTACTGTGCCGGACACCTGTTTGAAGCCGCCGTCGCGCATTATCAGGCGACTGGAAAGCGTATCCTGCTTGACGTTGCGTGTCGATTCGCAGACCTTATCGACAGCATCTTTGGTCCGGGTAAGCAAGACGGGCTTCCTGGACATGAAGGCATTGAGCTTGCACTCGTGAAGTTGGCGGGCGTTACAGGTGAAAAGCGCTACTCGGCACTCGCGGAATACTTCGTCACCCGACGTGGACACTCTCCCTCGGTCTTTGAGAAGGAATTAGAGAATCCGGACATCCCGGGTGGGCTCGAGGCGTATCAGCATCACTTCACACGCGACGGAAAATTCGAGGGGCATTACGCGCAAGCACATCTCCCGATACATGAACAGACAGAGTGTGTCGGGCATGCGGTGCGTGCAATGTATCTTTACAGTGCCGCCGCCGACATCGCTTCTGAGACAGGCGATACCGGAACTATAAACGCCTTGGAAGCACTGTGGCGGAACGTGACAGAGAAACGCTTATATGTCACCGGGGGCGTGGGACCTTCTGGACACAACGAGGGTTTCACGAACGACTATGAGTTGCCGAACGTCTCTGCCTATGCTGAAACATGTGCGTCTATCGGGCTGATATTCTGGGCACACCGAATGTTCTTATTGCAGGGTGAGTCGCGCTTTGTTGATGTACTGGAGACGGCACTTTATAACGGCGCGCTCTCTGGAATCTCGCTCGACGGCGCGGGGTTTTTCTATCAGAATCCACTGGCAAGTCACGGCGGTCGGCATCGGCACGAATGGTTTGGTTGTGCCTGTTGTCCGCCGAATATCGCGCGACTTCTCGCTTCAGTCGGGCAGTATGCTTATGCCGAATCGGATGAAGGCGTCTGGGTGAATCTATACATCGGTGGCAGTGCTGACGCAACTGTTGCCGGAGATGTCTCAGTGAAAGTGACTCAAGAAACGGATTATCCGTGGTCAGGCGATGTCAAGATAACGGTGGATCCGGAAACGCCTGTCCGGTTTGGATTGAATTTACGCATTCCGGCGTGGTGTGATGCGTTTGAAGTGCACGTCAATGGAGCAATTCACAATCCAGAAAGAAATGCTAAGGGGTACCTCTCCATTCAGCGACAGTGGCATCCAAACGACACAGTTCATCTGACGCTCGCTATGCCGATTGAGAAGGTCTACGCACATCCACTCGTCAAAGAAAACCTCGGAAGATTCGCGCTGCGTCGGGGTCCTCTGGTCTACTGCTTTGAGGATGTGGACAATCCCGATGGCGTTTTCCAGACGTTGTCGCTGGCAGAGGGTGCCCCCTTAGAAACAACGTTTGATGGTGAGTTATTGGGGGGTGTTACCCGCATCCACGGTACAGGGACGGTATTTGATGCCGCCGACTGGGGTAATAACCTCTATCTACGTTCAAAACCAAGTTTGAAGCGCACCGACATCACGGCAATCCCGTATTACGCATGGTGCAACCGCGGCGCGGGACAGATGGCTGTGTGGGTTTTGTAGTCTCATCATTTTTCATTTCCTTTTGCGTCTAAGGCACCCGCAACGAGGACAAGGTCCTGTATATTGACAATCCCATCACTATTGATATCCGCAGGATTGCTTCCCGATTTCCCAAGATTTGATGCGACCAATACAAGGTCCTGGATGTTAACAATATTATCTCCAGTGACATCCTCTTTGCGTCTTACAGGTTTAGTGGTATCTGATATAGGTTCAGTGGCATCTGATACAGCGGAAGGATTGAGTTCCCATACGAAGACGGTGCCGTCATAACTCCCGGTTGCGAGGGTATTGCTATCCGGACCAAACGATACACTGTTGACCTCAGCCGTATGCCCTTCAAACATGCGGAACTCGTTACCCGTGTTCACATCCCAGACGCGGGCAGTGCGGTCCCAGCTCGCGGTTGCAACGGTCGTTCCATCCGGACTATACGATACGCCGACGATCGACCCTTTATGCCCGGTGAGCGTGTGGATTTCGTTCCCTGTGTTCGCATCCCACAGACGGGCGGTACCGTCATAACTCCCGCTTAGGATGATCGTACCATCCGGACTAAACAGGACGCTGGCGACCCCAGCCCTATGCCCTTCAAGCGTGCGGAGATGGTCACCCGTGTTCGCATCCCACAGACGGGCGGTGTTGTCATAACTCCCACTGACGATGGTCATCCCATCCGGACTAAATGCTGCACTTCTGACCCAACGCGTATGCCCTTCAAGTGTGCGGAGATGATCCCCTGTGTTCACATCCCACAGACGGACAGTGTTATCACCACTCGCGGTTGCGATGAGCATGCCATCCGGACTAAAAGAGACATCTCTGATCCAATCCGCATGCCCCCTGAGCGTGCGGAGATGGTCACCCGTGTTCGCATCCCAAAGTCGGGCGGTGTCATCATAACTCCCGCTGGCGAGCATCGTTCCGTCTGGACTAAACGATAGGCTATTGACCTTATCCCTATGCCTAGTAAGGGTGTGAAGATGATTCCCTGTGGTCGCATCCCAGAGTCGAACAGAGTGGTCACCAGCCATCCAACGACCGATTCGGTCACCACTCCCAGTTGCGATGGTGCTGCCATCGGGACTAAATGAGACGCTAGCGATCCCGGACATATGCCCAGTGAGGGTGCGGAGTTCGCGACCCGTGTTCGCATCCCAGAGACGAACGGTGCCGTCCCAGCCCCCGCTGGCGAGCATCGTCCCATCTGGACTAAACGAGACACTGAGGACCCAATCCGTATGTCCGGTGAGGGTGCGGAGATGGTTCCCCGTGGTCGCATCCCAGAGACGAATGGTGTTATCGCCACTTCCAGTTGCGATCATCGCACCATCCGGACTAAACGAGACGCTAGCGATCATAGACCTATGCCCATCAAGCGTGTGAAGTTCGCGACCCGTGTTCACATCCCACAGACGAACGATGTTGTTTGCACTCCCGCTAGCGAGCGTCGCACCATCCGGACTGAAGGCTACGCTGAGTACCCCAATCCTAATAAGGTTTCTGGCCGGTCTCGTATGCCCCTCAAGTGTTCGGAGTTCGCTACCTGTGTTCACATCCCAGAGACGGACAGTGAGATCCTCACTCCCGCTGGCGAGCGTCGCACCATCCGGACTAAACGAGACACTGTTGATAACAGACCTATGCCCATCAAGCGTGTGAAGGGGACCCCCTGTGTTCGCATCCCAGAGACGCACGGTGCGGTCTTCACCCCCGCTAGCGAGGGTGCTGCCATCGGGACTAAATGCTACGCTGTTGACCGATTTCGTATGCCCTCTGATCAGTTCGAGTTCTTCGCCTGTCTGCGCGTCGTAGATCCAAATACCGATACTACTTGCAACTGCCAGACGTGTGCCGTCCGGGGAATACTTTAATTCATTTATCTTCCCTCTGCCGAGACGTGCTTTAGCACTTTCGGGTAATCCCAAGGTTGTGTCGTCTTGTGCCAAGGTGCTTGGGACGACGGTAAATATCGCCAAAAGCACAACGAAAATCGAAAATAGTTTGGTTTTCACGCGTAATTTCTCCTTATAGGTTTGCCATATTCATTCTTACTATTCCAGTCAGTCGCAGGGCTTCTGCCCTTACAGATACCGCTTTTCTGATGCCTTAACTTTGATCCCTGCGCCTTCTCTTTCCACGAGATTCCGCTGATGGAAGATGAGGCTGCGCTTTGTCACTAAAAGACTGAATCTGATGCCACGTCTTTTAACATTTAACATTAAGTGATGTAATAGGGTTTACATCCTCTACTATTAAAGGCGGATTTCACGTCAGAAAAAGGGCAACATGGAAAAATATGAAATGTTGCGAAGGGAGGCTAACTTTCACGGAGGTTTTTACCGGGGTAGGTGTGGCGTGGGTCGCCAAAAGGAGTGAGCGAGGCGTACAATACGCTCAATTTGCGTCAGTTCTGGGTTATTGAACCCTCTCCAGACTAAAGTCTGGAGATTCCTTTTGTTCCTCGTGGGAACATTCTCTGTTTATACAGAGCAACACCGGACTTCTAAGCGAATTCCGACGGGCGATGCCATAGTCGCCACTACTGGGGTGCCTAAACACCCAAGATACTTTTGTCTTATATTAATTGCACCTACGCCATCGCGATGATAATTAAATCCACATTTACATTTGTAAGAACGTTTATTGGGTTTTGTTCTATTGCCACAACTTGGACAAGTCTGTGAAGTATACGCCTCATTAATCACTTCCACTTTGATACCTAAAGCCTTAGCTTTATAGGTTATCAGTTGCGTGATTTTCCCAAACGCCCACTGATGCAACTTTTGATTTGACTTCTTACCGTAATCTATATCATCACGTATATGCGTTAAATCGCCGAAAATAATAGTTCCAATGCCTCTCTCTTCGCAAAGTTTCACAAACTTTGTAGTATGCTTGTGCAAACCATCGCGTATCTGATTATCTATTTTCTTGATACGTTTCCACTTGCGTCTTACCAAGTGCCACCAACGCTGAGAATGACGCTCACACCTGTCTATCTTTGTGTTCATAGACGCAATTACCTTATTCCTCAACCGGTATAAACTTCTAATATACCGCCCATTGAAAATCTCAGTAATCACACCATCATGAGACACCATAGGATGCACCTCGCCAATGTCAACGCCAACAATACCCTCCGCTTCCGACTCCACACTCTCATCAATCTTGTAGACAAAATGTAACTCATACTGACCCCTGTTATACACAAGATTGATGAGAGCAGGAGCATTCTTTGTATCAAACTTTTCCGGCAAATTCACTACCAAAGACTTACCACGCCTGCCATTAGACAAGACAACCTGCTTACCAAACAAACCCTCTTTGAAACGAATCGCCGACTTCTTCCAAGTGGTTGTTTGAAAGCGTTTCTCTTTATGCGGGGGCCTGGCGGTCTTATCGCCATTGCGTCTTAACACCCGAAACCCATACCAATTCTTGAAGTAACGCGAACGCACTTCTTGAATACTTTGCGAATGTAGTGGTTGAGATTTACTTAACTTCTTATCCATCCACAATTCACACGACTTTATACACGGAAAATAACCCCACGAACCATGCATATAACACCATACCTCCTGCAACGCCAAACACTCACCCCATACTGACGCTGAGGCAGAATTCAACTCATCCAAGTGCTCACTATACGGGATCTTGAGTTTATAGGTTCGCATTTTTACCATACCTCATATAGACTTACTTATATTATATCACATACAAATTCTGAAGTCAAGACAAAAACTCTGCCGAGATAGCATTCGCTACCTCGGCAGAGTTTGACGCAGAAAAATTTGACTTTTCCGCAAAAAATTTCGGACACAAAGCAATTTGTTTATAATACCATACATACAATCTAAAAGCAAATCTATTTAACCGTGTCGTAGAAGTATAGAGCGAGAAAATTCATAAACACCTGTTCTAATTTTTCAAGATTTACACACAGCCATTCAAACAATTCCTCCCAAGAGGATTTATCATCAAAATCTATCTTTGACCTGAAAAATCCCACCCTTTTTGGACCAGGCCCCGGTTTATCCCAATCAACTTGATTAGGAGTATCAAAACACGATTTGATTTGTTCAATATCTTTTGTTAGCATATCAAACAATTCAATAGGTACATATTCGCTAAATCTGACCTTGGCACTTATCCAACCCTTACATGGTGTTATAGCCGCAACAAGCCATATATGGCGTTTGAAAGTTCTGCCAACACCTTCGTCGAAGCCTATAACACCAAATTCACATCCGCAAAAGGAAGTTTCACCAAACAAATCATAAAATTCTCGACTTTTCTTGGAAGCGGTTCAAGCGTATAGGGCTGATGATTCACAGTCCAACTTCCTGTTTAATCCGTTCCCAAGATTTTCCGCCTCCGGCATCTAATTCCTGCTCCGCCTCAGCAATATCTGCTAAGACATCAGGTTCTGAATTGATCAAAGCCGTTTCACGCCATTCGGAGAGGAAAGTAGAAAGGGTCGCTGCATCTTTTTTCCCTTCCGAGATCGGCTTTACTAATTTGAGGAGATCCGCGAAAAACTCAACGAACTCTTCAGGTTCTAACCATTTGATCCAATCAAAGTGTTTTGAAGTGGTAACAGATTTGACGAGCAATTCGTCTTTCGTGAGGTGTCCAACGACAAGTTTAGGTTTCTTCATTTGGAGCCTCCACGCGCGGGGATATTAAAGTTTCGTAAATTATACATGATGAATCAACAGGTTTCAAGTTTTTCCGATTACAGACGTTCCAGATTTCTGTATGTGCTGTGCCAGACAGTCCTATAGGTGTGGCTTACCGGTGGAATCGGCGTTCCAATTCATCACGCCCCATCTCGACGATGATGGGACGTGAATGTGGACAATTGAAGGGGAGTTTCGCCTCGGATAGCTCCTTGATGAGGTTTATCATCTCTTTGGTATCCAATGTATCCCCCGCTTTGACAGCCGATTTGCAGGCGAGCGTTATCAAGGCGTTGTCGATCGCCTCTGGGATTTGTACGTCAGTATGGGGTTCTTCGGGAAGTTTGTCAAGCAGATCGGTGACCGTCTGTGCGGCGATGCGGGTTGGTAGTAACGACGGAATCGCACGAATGAGGATCGTATTTCCACCGAACTCGTCCAGATCGAAGCCGAGTTTCTTGAAAATGTCGCCGTGAATCTTGAGGACACCAAGTTGCTGGGGTGTAACTTCCAAAGTCACCGGCAGTAGTAACCCCTGCACAGGGATCCCATCGGTTTCCATCTGGTTGACGAAACGTTCATAAAGGACGCGTTCGGCAGCGACATGCTGGTCGATGAAGAAGATTTTATCTTTCGCCTCAACGACAATGTAGGTTTTAAAGAGGTTCGTCTTAAGTTGGACGTTCTCAAAGTCGAGCAAACTGAGATCCGCATCGTCAGAAGTCCGCTGCTGCGGTGGCTGGACGACGATTTCAGTAGGTGTAGACGGCGCTTGGGTTTCCAAAGTCTGATCCCCGTCTTCCGTCTCCTGTGGTGTGCCAGGCGGCGTTTGCGTGCGATGTACTTGCGGGGTAGGCGCTGTTCGCTGGGGTGCGGGGTGTCCTCTCCCAGGTGTGGAAACCCGTTGCGATAGGCTCGTATCGCGGCTTTCAGTGTCTCTCTCGGATTGTGTCGGTTCAATGGAAGTCTCAATTTTGGGGATATATTTTGTTTTATGGAGCGCGTCGCGCAGCATCCGGACGACACCGCTATAGATCGTCCGCTCGTTCCGGAAGCGCACCTCGATCTTGGCGGGATGCACATTCACATCAACCGTTTCTGGATCCAGTGTTAGGAAAAGTAGGGCAACAGGCTGCCTGTCTTTGGCAACCATAGCATCGAGGGCTTCTGTTAACGCCGCACCGATGATACGGCTGCGTATCGGTCGCTGATTGAGGAAAAAGAGCTGATATTCTCGATTCGGCTTCGTAAATTCGGGTTTACCGAGCAAACCGTACATCTTCAGGTCAGGCAGTTCCTCTGTAAATTCGATGAGGTTCTCAGCGAACTCTCTACCGTAGAGAAGGCGAACGCGTTCGAGATATGAATCACAGGCACGGACGTCAAGTATCGATCTGCCGTTGTGCGTCAGCGAAAAATGGATCTTCGGATGCGCGAGTGCCGCCCATGTGACCTGATTCGTGATATGATTCATCTCGGTCGTATCGGTTTTGAGGAACTTCAGGCGTGCCGGGACATTGTAAAAGAGGTTGTTAATCGACATGTGGGTGCCGGGAGAACATCCGCTCTCTTGCACAGAACGGAAAACGCCGCCCTCAACGTCCACCTTTGTTCCTTCAAGCGCGTCAGCGGTGCGGGTGAGGAGCTCGAATTGCGAAACGGAGGCGATACTTGCCAAGGCTTCGCCGCGGAACCCAAAGGTGTGAATACACGCGAGGTCCTCAATACGGTTCACTTTGCTCGTCGCATGGCGTTCCAAGGCGAGGAGTGCGTCCTCGCGTTCCATACCGATACCGTTATCCGACACGCGGATCAGGCGTTTCCCGCCTGCCCGAATTTCGACGCGAATTGAGGTGCTTTCTGCATCTATCGCGTTTTCAATGAGTTCTTTGACGACGGATGCAGGACGCTCGACGACCTCGCCGGCAGCGATCTTATTCGCAACATCTGCGGAAAGTATTTTAATTTTTGGCATATTTTAATTTTACCTTGCGGTCCGCTGAGTTAAGTCTCGCAGGTTGGGTTGAACGGATGTCACCAAACCCCTGAAAATTCACCGAAAAATGCAGTCTATCCCATATCACTTACATTAAACTGACACCGAGTGAAACCCAACGCCTTCGTAGTTTCGGGAACGTTGCGGGTATGAAGTTGGGTTTCACTACATGCTTGAGTGTTGATGCTCTATGTTAGATCTAAAAGGTATCTAGAACACCTATCTCTGTCTTTTCAGTTCCGCTCAACCTAACCTACGGAAGACCCTAAATTGACACTTACGATTCACATACCATCGAACACCTACACCCAATGCGTTGGGTTTCACTCGACGCCTCTGGAACCGAGCGTGTATAGAACCGAATAATAATTTGTGAGTCCATAGCGTTCGGGATCTATCCGTTCAACCCAACCTACGAGCACACATACTACCACCAGCCCCATATTGATTTACTCATTACCGATTCCCGTATGAAACAAGATTTCATCTCCTGCGCCCCACATCTCGTCAGACAATCCAGCTCGGAC is a window from the Candidatus Poribacteria bacterium genome containing:
- the mutL gene encoding DNA mismatch repair endonuclease MutL encodes the protein MPKIKILSADVANKIAAGEVVERPASVVKELIENAIDAESTSIRVEIRAGGKRLIRVSDNGIGMEREDALLALERHATSKVNRIEDLACIHTFGFRGEALASIASVSQFELLTRTADALEGTKVDVEGGVFRSVQESGCSPGTHMSINNLFYNVPARLKFLKTDTTEMNHITNQVTWAALAHPKIHFSLTHNGRSILDVRACDSYLERVRLLYGREFAENLIEFTEELPDLKMYGLLGKPEFTKPNREYQLFFLNQRPIRSRIIGAALTEALDAMVAKDRQPVALLFLTLDPETVDVNVHPAKIEVRFRNERTIYSGVVRMLRDALHKTKYIPKIETSIEPTQSERDTESRDTSLSQRVSTPGRGHPAPQRTAPTPQVHRTQTPPGTPQETEDGDQTLETQAPSTPTEIVVQPPQQRTSDDADLSLLDFENVQLKTNLFKTYIVVEAKDKIFFIDQHVAAERVLYERFVNQMETDGIPVQGLLLPVTLEVTPQQLGVLKIHGDIFKKLGFDLDEFGGNTILIRAIPSLLPTRIAAQTVTDLLDKLPEEPHTDVQIPEAIDNALITLACKSAVKAGDTLDTKEMINLIKELSEAKLPFNCPHSRPIIVEMGRDELERRFHR
- a CDS encoding Gfo/Idh/MocA family oxidoreductase, which translates into the protein MAGKLKVAAVGCGGIGHRHQLGYLQHPGAELVAVCDIDPAKAKTRAEELGIKKWYPSIKEMLANEECDLVDVVTADYLHFEPVMECLEAEKHVISEKPLSLYIDEAEQMVAKADEKGVHLAIDYNRRFAPGYVQARKWFDAGAIGQTYYLDMKLSQGGPASTWKGEYYLLYELETHAIDLLRWFGGEVVAVCVQMAKPRQHEAREGEDACYTSMAISFRYETEAVATLMASWDSDFIHPIERLEICGSDGEIVVDNVLTRATLMKRDNQVVEEYRPSIFRDEQLAFNGTFALRVAALVDDLLTDRSPAPTGRDGLQALRITEAIVESWKEKREVAVKID
- a CDS encoding glycoside hydrolase family 127 protein, whose product is MRDGFWAPRQQTNSEVTIPHELAQCRTTGRIDNFAKAAGLMSGDFEGIFFNDSDVHKWVEAASYTLQTHPNPEWESDLDEVIAKIAASQQPDGYLNTYFTLVEPTKRWQNLGIMHELYCAGHLFEAAVAHYQATGKRILLDVACRFADLIDSIFGPGKQDGLPGHEGIELALVKLAGVTGEKRYSALAEYFVTRRGHSPSVFEKELENPDIPGGLEAYQHHFTRDGKFEGHYAQAHLPIHEQTECVGHAVRAMYLYSAAADIASETGDTGTINALEALWRNVTEKRLYVTGGVGPSGHNEGFTNDYELPNVSAYAETCASIGLIFWAHRMFLLQGESRFVDVLETALYNGALSGISLDGAGFFYQNPLASHGGRHRHEWFGCACCPPNIARLLASVGQYAYAESDEGVWVNLYIGGSADATVAGDVSVKVTQETDYPWSGDVKITVDPETPVRFGLNLRIPAWCDAFEVHVNGAIHNPERNAKGYLSIQRQWHPNDTVHLTLAMPIEKVYAHPLVKENLGRFALRRGPLVYCFEDVDNPDGVFQTLSLAEGAPLETTFDGELLGGVTRIHGTGTVFDAADWGNNLYLRSKPSLKRTDITAIPYYAWCNRGAGQMAVWVL
- a CDS encoding IS200/IS605 family element transposase accessory protein TnpB; its protein translation is MVKMRTYKLKIPYSEHLDELNSASASVWGECLALQEVWCYMHGSWGYFPCIKSCELWMDKKLSKSQPLHSQSIQEVRSRYFKNWYGFRVLRRNGDKTARPPHKEKRFQTTTWKKSAIRFKEGLFGKQVVLSNGRRGKSLVVNLPEKFDTKNAPALINLVYNRGQYELHFVYKIDESVESEAEGIVGVDIGEVHPMVSHDGVITEIFNGRYIRSLYRLRNKVIASMNTKIDRCERHSQRWWHLVRRKWKRIKKIDNQIRDGLHKHTTKFVKLCEERGIGTIIFGDLTHIRDDIDYGKKSNQKLHQWAFGKITQLITYKAKALGIKVEVINEAYTSQTCPSCGNRTKPNKRSYKCKCGFNYHRDGVGAINIRQKYLGCLGTPVVATMASPVGIRLEVRCCSV
- a CDS encoding DUF4268 domain-containing protein; amino-acid sequence: MFGETSFCGCEFGVIGFDEGVGRTFKRHIWLVAAITPCKGWISAKVRFSEYVPIELFDMLTKDIEQIKSCFDTPNQVDWDKPGPGPKRVGFFRSKIDFDDKSSWEELFEWLCVNLEKLEQVFMNFLALYFYDTVK